In the Gossypium raimondii isolate GPD5lz chromosome 9, ASM2569854v1, whole genome shotgun sequence genome, one interval contains:
- the LOC105798188 gene encoding gibberellin-regulated protein 4, producing the protein MAKLVAAFFLALIAISMVQTLVMASHGHGGHHYDNKRYGPGSLKPYQCPSQCTRRCSQTQYHKPCMFFCQKCCRTCLCVPPGYYGNKQVCPCYNNWKTKEGGPKCP; encoded by the exons ATGGCTAAACTTGTTGCTGCTTTCTTCTTGGCTCTCATTGCCATCTCCATGGTTCAAACTTTG GTTATGGCATCACATGGACATGGTGGTCACCATTATGATAAC AAACGTTATGGACCTGGAAGTCTCAAGCCTTACC AATGTCCATCTCAGTGCACAAGGAGGTGTAGCCAGACACAGTACCATAAACCATGCATGTTCTTCTGTCAGAAATGTTGCAGGACATGCCTTTGTGTTCCTCCAGGGTATTATGGGAACAAACAAGTTTGCCCTTGCTACAACAACTGGAAAACCAAGGAAGGAGGCCCCAAATGCCCTTAA